From Channa argus isolate prfri chromosome 18, Channa argus male v1.0, whole genome shotgun sequence, the proteins below share one genomic window:
- the sec16a gene encoding protein transport protein Sec16A isoform X2, which translates to MQPPPWAGPPGACGPPPSGPNVFHRTRPFKHTAATATVPSATQPLTNPFALVRPPPPLAAGDLPAVPNNNPPPMQAPPNTIYSHAGEGLTPQPQTLNPPPPVAPTSSLPGVTLFNPHNTAAPGVFQASTPAGYAPSHIEQGYFNSREPSPAMATQPPPVPPPPVSSQTTFVQEFQGQPHQSGPFPPVLSNTSSSQWAPDHGSRPPSVQNYFQPTSDPQPQPFNIPPHTQMYPSHTPPPHHNTPTTLTQPRHPQVPVKAPSSQFPDPIPSQQHSCLQAQSYYSQSSAPQDSGYHQMGTGLGNSPPQPDSAGSVYGSNTGPGLSAAPDPGPYSQESGTLTLFFKDNDVENEETLAGEKNKAVNGIPTSFQQNSPQAHSGHADVPLDYHGASLQNSSHLSQRLPESPYDLVENLECVPNQEVLPSEMHSSPAATASHGVDQFETGPNLETPDSVPRPMRSASASSNYSNMSHGSGTGSRRHQGVVGTFIQQESQRLTDDANPPTATAGYFEQIDTSPAGANSAQQSSLEQMWPPTPSPPKPTGIFQASANSSFEPVRSHGVGVRPAEVDMANIVAEGCSDSTPGNLELPPDNMENIYSPGHHPPAAVGGGLPHLTHPVVLSPHSRPSSRAYGANRPCESPATTLWAHNDPTSLGTNILLAPPASTVLAPLREPSVDVIQPPEDGPLDLQPSQRVQTTSQQHSENLENPPKVSEEEHTDSQGNLGYASLLVSDSLHQPVLIAPPVSNCSVISPNIPVQALSQLSLREATPPVKSHTQEQGASTPQPPSLASNQNPLFAPASNQGPLNLTRDNTEATTSELTAPLQSQPLSPPFSRGQSLGGDSHSAFQVQTHASLVTATISNNNQPSNYELLDFSMHQSQTQIQASGHPSSLHESPQSSNGFYLQVTKDAQQGNAPVQTPSTPLLPPAPSQVAADTQPPPTKPPKTSDSQPSQQGHVDAPPVSVSGAQHSHGQYPNSPRGPATGNASTSASAYAPGPGGPLPPATSQPAPADPHRPPSSVGGQQGYGPPPPVPGQVYGSYYGNYGEYPDSRPAYPPGQYPPPFADSRAQQYYQDGPYRSHADPWYGRYDGQATAYRDQSYQYREPQPERPSSRASQYSDRPSSRQGYSEDYQRANQSAYNDYYTDYFKNYDYRAYNYGQYDPRYRGYYDQAYWSNYNETYRDSYYNPQMYPARRDGNEDQWRYYPGYDPSFDDDYRRQDGDEFDRRSIHSEQSAHSVHSSHSQHSRRSSFSSHSQQSQVYKSQPDLVSAVYDTTASTLAVDYSYGQYPKQADASQNYSQYLYPSEYTANSTWVAPEQPPPRPATPEKFTMPHRCARFGPGGHLVQVLANLPSAGQPALVDIHNMETILQDTLEQTELRTFPGPLVKEETHKVDVIKFSQNKALECSRDNSLLDRDSARLLWDFIVLLCRQNGTVVGTDIADLLLKEHRSVWLPGKSPNEANLIDFTNEPLARAEEEPGAGPLSLLSDTFMTIPENFGKETERFRELLLFGRKKDALEAAMKGGLWGHALLLASKMDNRTHARVMTRFANSLPINDPLQTVYQLMSGRMPASATCCGEEKWGDWRPHLAMVLSNLTQTLDLDTRTITTMGDTLASKGLIDAAHFCYLMAQVGLGVFTKKSTKMVLIGSNHSLPFYQFATNEAIQRTEAYEYAQSLGSQPCSLPNFQVFKLIYACRLAEAGLCAQAFQYCEVISRNVLLQPLYYSPVFISQIIQMSEKLQFFDPQLKEKPEQELFNEPEWLIHLRQLDGQIRTGVITYNMDRTTPTQFDCSTPSSDMDQPSPPEPYSMPLEVDGPTPNNPLMSSLLPGPPPQGVQLMPPAPSSILQDGMVQPQPSNNVPQFYPVPPSGPPGQTIFSGYPPQDPGLAPPPFQPQPENLDVYPGAHQQQQCSPPSQIGQMSPHMTPQVPHSPVHPPTHMPQHMPPSPGHMPHVDLQHQAPTEMHTAQPVPSSPPRGSLTPQMDFYDHMAHMGPGRRSRTTSQSSMHMATGRRSRTTSESSTHSGGRERSNSALKQTSPPPPSIPEQPRKEEAKKVKKDSPKKSGGGGGGWLNWLYRKGKNEAHLPDDKNKSIVWDEKKQRWVDLNEPEEESKPPPPPPSGFPKIAQMPSSGGSAPPMSGGPSVNMFSRKAGTKSRYVDVLNPNRTAKPSGLAPAPVDIFAPLAPMSMPANIFVPSSAPDNQQPLEGCEGGHQEQNSAENTSTAPQMFNPTLLPPAPEGPPMPDGSQSGEGAAPTGGVTFYNPSQFAQISAPSGGGLRSGRLGGQRQYPVLK; encoded by the exons CCAGGAGCCTGTGGCCCTCCACCTTCTGGGCCGAACGTGTTCCACAGGACCAGGCCTTTCAAGCATACAGCAGCTACTGCAACAGTCCCATCGGCTACCCAACCCTTGACAAACCCCTTTGCACTTGTTAGACCCCCTCCTCCTTTGGCTGCAGGTGATCTCCCAGCAGTACCAAACAATAACCCTCCACCCATGCAAGCCCCACCTAACACCATCTACTCTCATGCTGGTGAAGGGTTGACTCCACAACCACAGACACTGAATCCACCACCTCCTGTTGCCCCAACATCTTCTCTTCCAGGAGTGACCCTTTTCAACCCTCACAATACTGCAGCCCCTGGAGTTTTTCAAGCATCAACCCCAGCAGGATATGCACCCTCCCATATTGAACAGGGATATTTTAATTCAAGAGAACCCTCACCAGCCATGGCCACTCAGCCACCACCTGTGCCCCCACCCCCAGTCTCTAGTCAAACAACTTTTGTCCAGGAATTTCAAGGACAGCCACATCAGTCTGGACCATTCCCGCCAGTTCTTTCCAACACCTCCTCATCCCAGTGGGCTCCTGATCATGGAAGTCGCCCTCCATCTGTTCAGAACTACTTCCAGCCCACCAGTGACCCTCAACCACAGCCTTTTAATATACCTCCACACACCCAGATGTACCCCTCCCACACCCCACCACCCCACCACAACACCCCAACCACTTTAACACAACCTCGACACCCCCAGGTCCCTGTAAAAGCCCCTAGTTCTCAATTCCCAGATCCAATCCCATCCCAGCAACATAGTTGCTTACAAGCTCAGAGTTATTATAGTCAGAGTTCGGCCCCCCAGGACTCAGGCTACCACCAAATGGGGACTGGACTGGGCAATTCTCCTCCCCAGCCTGACTCTGCTGGATCTGTATATGGGTCCAACACTGGACCCGGGCTTAGTGCTGCCCCTGACCCAGGCCCATACTCACAAGAGTCTGGTACACTTACATTGTTCTTTAAAGACAATGATgtggaaaatgaagaaacactggctggagagaaaaataaagcagtgaATGGTATCCCCACATCTTTTCAGCAGAACAGCCCACAAGCCCACAGTGGGCATGCTGATGTTCCTTTGGATTATCATGGAGCTTCTCTTCAAAACAGCAGTCATTTATCACAGAGGCTCCCTGAGTCCCCGTATGACCTTGTAGAGAATTTGGAGTGTGTCCCAAACCAGGAAGTATTACCCAGTGAAATGCATAGCAGCCCTGCAGCTACTGCCTCCCATGGAGTGGACCAGTTTGAAACTGGGCCTAACTTGGAAACTCCAGATTCTGTTCCAAGACCAATGAGGTCTGCTAGTGCGTCATCCAATTATAGCAATATGAGCCATGGAAGCGGAACAGGCTCTCGTCGGCACCAAGGAGTAGTAGGTACCTTTATTCAGCAGGAAAGCCAACGTCTTACTGATGATGCTAACCCGCCTACAGCCACTGCAGGCTACTTTGAGCAGATTGACACTTCTCCAGCTGGAGCTAACAGTGCACAACAGAGCTCTTTGGAGCAGATGTGGCCTCCCACACCAAGCCCTCCCAAACCAACTGGTATCTTTCAGGCCAGTGCCAACAGTTCTTTTGAACCTGTCCGCTCACATGGGGTTGGGGTGCGTCCTGCTGAAGTTGACATGGCTAATATTGTAGCAGAAGGGTGTTCAGATTCTACACCTGGCAACTTGGAGCTGCCACCAGATAATATGGAAAACATTTATAGCCCAGGGCATCACCCGCCTGCTGCAGTTGGAGGTGGGTTACCTCATCTGACTCACCCAGTGGTTCTTTCTCCTCACTCTCGACCTTCATCCCGGGCTTATGGAGCAAATCGCCCCTGTGAGAGCCCTGCTACAACTCTGTGGGCTCATAATGATCCTACTAGCTTGGGCACTAACATCCTCCTAGCACCTCCTGCCTCTACAGTTCTTGCACCTTTACGAGAGCCTAGTGTTGATGTTATTCAACCCCCAGAGGATGGCCCATTGGACCTCCAACCCTCCCAGCGAGTCCAAACGACTTCACAGCAGCACTCAGAGAACTTAGAGAACCCACCTAAGGTGAGTGAGGAAGAGCACACTGACTCTCAAGGCAACCTGGGATATGCGTCTCTCTTAGTATCTGACTCGCTCCATCAGCCGGTCTTGATTGCCCCACCTGTGTCAAATTGCAGTGTGATTTCGCCTAATATTCCTGTGCAAGCACTCAGTCAGCTTAGCCTTAGGGAAGCAACCCCACCTGTGAAATCACATACACAGGAGCAAGGTGCTAGTACCCCCCAaccaccttcactagcttctaaTCAGAATCCCTTGTTTGCGCCTGCCTCTAACCAGGGTCCATTGAATCTGACCCGAGACAACACAGAGGCAACAACATCCGAACTCACAGCTCCACTGCAGTCTCAGCCATTGAGCCCTCCTTTTTCGAGGGGTCAGTCATTGGGTGGAGACAGCCACTCTGCCTTCCAAGTTCAAACACATGCTTCTCTTGTGACTGCTACCATCTCTAATAATAATCAGCCTTCAAATTATGAACTGCTTGATTTTTCTATGCACCAATCACAAACTCAAATCCAAGCATCTGGCCATCCTTCCTCTCTGCATGAGTCTCCACAGTCTAGTAATGGATTTTACCTACAGGTCACCAAAGATGCTCAGCAGGGAAATGCCCCTGTCCAGACCCCATCTACCCCACTTTTACCTCCAGCACCATCCCAGgtagctgcagacacacagccaCCACCAACAAAACCTCCTAAGACATCAGATTCTCAGCCCTCACAGCAGGGACATGTTGATGCTCCTCCTGTTTCGGTGAGTGGAGCACAACATTCCCATGGACAGTATCCGAATTCACCACGGGGGCCTGCTACAGGAAATGCTTCTACTTCTGCTTCTGCATACGCTCCAGGGCCTGGAGGGCCATTACCACCAGCGACTTCCCAGCCAGCTCCTGCAGACCCACATCGACCTCCCTCATCTGTGGGCGGCCAGCAAGGCTATGGGCCTCCGCCTCCAGTGCCAGGGCAGGTGTATGGAAGttattatggtaattatggagAATACCCGGATAGCAGACCAGCTTATCCTCCTGGCCAGTACCCACCTCCATTTGCGGACTCAAGAGCGCAACAATATTATCAA GATGGTCCATACAGGAGTCACGCAGATCCTTGGTATGGTAGATATGATGGGCAGGCCACAGCTTATCGCGATCAAAGCTACCAGTACAGAGAACCTCAGCCAGAACGGCCCAGCTCCAGGGCCAGTCAGTACTCTGACAGGCCCTCATCCAG GCAAGGCTATTCTGAGGATTACCAGAGGGCAAACCAAAGTGCCTATAATGACTATTATACAGATTACTTCAAGAACTATGATTATAGAG CATACAACTATGGACAGTATGACCCCCGATACAGAGGATACTATGACCAGGCTTACTGGTCTAATTACAATGAGACCTACAGAGACAGCTATTATAATCCACAAATGTATCCTGCAAG GAGAGATGGCAATGAGGACCAGTGGCGTTACTATCCTGGTTATGATCCCAGTTTTGATGATGATTATCGGAGACAGGACGGCGATGAATTTGACCGACGCAGCATCCACAGTGAGCAGTCAGCACACAGTGTCCACAGCTCTCACAGCCAACACAGTAGACGAAGCAGCTTCAGCTCACATTCACAACAG AGCCAAGTATACAAGAGCCAGCCGGACTTGGTTTCAGCAGTCTATGACACCACAGCATCAACTCTGGCAGTGGACTACTCTTACGGACAGTACCCAAAACAAGCTGATGCTTCACAGAACTATAGCCAATACCTTTATCCCTCTGAGTACACTGCAAACAGCACGTGGGTTGCTCCTGAGCAAC CCCCCCCTCGTCCTGCAACCCCGGAGAAGTTCACAATGCCCCACCGTTGTGCCCGCTTTGGACCTGGTGGTCATCTGGTCCAAGTCCTAGCCAATCTGCCTTCAGCTGGACAACCAGCCCTTGTTGATATTCACAATATGGAG accATTCTGCAGGACACCTTAGAGCAGACAGAACTACGAACCTTCCCTGGGCCTCTTGTTAA ggaggaaacccacaagGTGGATGTGATAAAATTCTCTCAGAACAAAGCGCTGGAGTGCTCTCGTGACAACAGCCTCCTAGACAGGGACTCCGCTCGCCTGCTCTGGGACTTCATTGTGCTGCTCTGTAGGCAGAATGGG ACTGTGGTAGGCACAGATATCGCCGACCTCTTGCTGAAGGAGCATCGCTCTGTTTGGCTACCTGGCAAAAGTCCCAACGAAGCCAACTTGATTGATTTTACCAATGAACCACTGGCACGAGCTGAGGAAGAGCCAGGAGCTGGGCCACTTTCCCTTCTATCTGACACCTTCATGACAATCCCAGAGAATTTTGGCAAGGAAACGGAGCGCTTCAGGGAGCTGCTTCTATTTGGCCGCAAGAAG GATGCACTGGAAGCTGCTATGAAAGGAGGTCTCTGGGGTCATGCCCTGCTTTTGGCTAGTAAGATGGACAACAGGACACATGCACGTGTCATGACAAG GTTTGCCAACAGCTTGCCCATCAATGACCCTCTGCAGACAGTGTACCAGCTCATGTCAGGGAGGATGCCAGCATCCGCTACT TGCTGTGGCGAGGAAAAGTGGGGTGATTGGCGTCCTCACCTGGCCATGGTGCTGTCTAATCTAACACAGACCCTGGACCTGGATACACGCACAATCACCACCATGGGTGACACACTGG CTTCCAAGGGGCTGATTGATGCTGCACATTTCTGCTACTTGATGGCCCAAGTTGGTCTGGGAGTTTTCACAAAGAAGAGCACCAAGATGGTTCTTATTGGCTCGAACCACAG TTTGCCCTTTTACCAATTTGCAACCAATGAGGCTATTCAGAGGACTGAGGCCTACGAATATGCCCAATCCCTGGGCTCCCAGCCCTGCTCACTGCCCAATTTCCAA GTTTTCAAGTTGATCTATGCATGCCGCTTGGCTGAAGCAGGCCTGTGTGCTCAGGCTTTCCAGTACTGTGAAGTTATTTCAAGGAATGTCCTCCTGCAGCCGTTATACTACTCTCCTGTTTTCATCAGCCAAATCATACAG ATGTCTGAAAAGCTGCAGTTCTTCGATCCGCAACTGAAGGAGAAGCCTGAGCAAGAGTTGTTCAATGAGCCTGAATGGCTGATTCACCTCAGACAGCTAGATGGACAGATCAGG acGGGGGTGATTACATATAATATGGACAGAACCACTCCAACACAGTTTGACTGTAGCACCCCCAGCTCTGATATGGACCAGCCCAGTCCACCTGAACCTTACAGCATGCCTCTAGAGGTGGATGGTCCCACCCCAAACAATCCATTAATGAGCTCGTTACTACCAGGGCCTCCTCCACAGGGAGTACAGCTGATGCCTCCAG CTCCCTCCTCCATCCTCCAAGATGGGATGGTCCAACCTCAGCCTTCAAATAATGTGCCCCAGTTCTACCCTGTTCCCCCCAGTGGACCACCAGGCCAGACTATTTTCTCAGGCTACCCTCCACAGGATCCTGGCTTAGCCCCTCCTCCCTTCCAGCCTCAACCTGAGAACTTAGACGTGTATCCAGGAGCtcatcaacagcagcagtgcagcCCACCCTCTCAAATAGGCCAGATGTCACCACATATGACCCCTCAGGTGCCACATTCACCTGTGCACCCTCCAACACATATGCCTCAGCACATGCCCCCTTCTCCTGGGCATATGCCACACGTAGATCTGCAGCACCAGGCCCCAACAGAGATGCACACTGCTCAACCAGTACCATCATCACCACCCAGAGGCTCCCTCACACCTCAGATGGACTTTTATGACCACATGGCTCACATG GGTCCTGGAAGGAGATCAAGGACTACTTCCCAATCTTCAATGCATATG GCCACGGGACGGCGCTCTCGTACCACCTCAGAGTCGTCCACTCACTCTGGTGGAAGAGAGCGCAGCAACTCTGCCCTCAAGCAGACttccccacctccaccttcaaTTCCTGAGCAGCCccgcaaagaagaagccaagaAAGTCAAGAAAGACTCCCCAAAAAAG agtgggggtggtggtggtggctggCTGAACTGGCTCTATAGGAAGGGGAAGAATGAGGCTCACTTGCcagatgacaaaaacaaatct ATTGTTTGGGATGAAAAGAAGCAGAGATGGGTTGACTTAAACGAGCCTGAAGAGGAG agTAAgccccctccaccacctcccTCTGGGTTTCCCAAGATAGCTCAGATGCCTAGCTCTGGAGGATCTGCTCCACCAATGAGTGGTGGTCCCTCTGTCAACATGTTTTCAAGGAAAGCAG gCACTAAAAGTAGATATGTAGATGTGCTAAACCCCAATAGGACTGCCAAACCAAGCGGATTAGCTCCTGCTCCAGTGGACATCTTTGCTCCTCTGGCACCAATGTCCATGCCTGCTAACATATTTGTGCCTAGTTCAG CTCCTGACAATCAGCAACCTCTAGAGGGTTGTGAAGGAGGGCATCAGGAGCAGAATTCAGCAGAAAACACCAGCACTGCTCCACAG ATGTTCAACCCAACTTTGTTACCACCTGCACCAGAGGGCCCCCCTATGCCTGATGGCTCACAGTCTGGTGAG GGAGCTGCACCCACAGGAGGAGTCACCTTTTATAACCCTTCACAGTTTGCACAG atAAGTGCACCTTCAGGAGGTGGACTCCGCTCGGGTCGTTTGGGCGGACAGCGTCAGTACCCAGTGCTGAAGTAA